In one Acetobacter sp. genomic region, the following are encoded:
- a CDS encoding glycosyltransferase family 2 protein has translation MARVRCLMMQRDETLLLEAWFRYYGYLFGFQNLCVFDNNSTDPAVIETLRTYERAGADIHWGHNRPEDFLGRHEHFKNVIRHWDSGGQYDFVLPVDCDEFLAVFTEDGLSCARTAIHGAFDALLGDKRTFEIQSMLFNVPSRPGYFRPEPHIRTFLAAETLDDMDFGFQSCSSRISHGRRITDFTFLHMHNKPFSNLLQHARYKLEKAVPLDNPKILTGYNGPEARLIRYLGMKEDDYLRQFDNGVFLRFQGLADLMPALGIASQYLTEKASGKPGIPDQTDFIDVTKGRITKTTYFDPAIYLQLNADVGAAGFPPLRHYISHGRDEGRPVMETISGGVIAEAALPDSLILSTPRKKQAQSKKASARGQTRQPRRKPAAS, from the coding sequence ATGGCCCGAGTAAGATGTCTCATGATGCAGCGGGATGAGACACTCCTCCTTGAGGCCTGGTTCCGATATTACGGTTATCTTTTCGGCTTTCAGAATCTCTGTGTTTTTGACAACAACTCGACTGATCCGGCTGTCATTGAAACCCTCAGAACATATGAACGCGCAGGCGCGGATATTCACTGGGGGCATAATCGCCCGGAGGATTTTCTCGGTCGCCACGAACATTTCAAAAATGTCATTCGTCACTGGGATTCTGGAGGGCAGTATGATTTTGTTCTCCCCGTCGACTGTGATGAATTTCTTGCCGTTTTTACGGAGGACGGCCTGAGTTGCGCCAGAACAGCCATCCACGGAGCCTTTGACGCCCTGCTCGGTGACAAGCGCACATTCGAGATTCAGTCGATGCTGTTCAATGTGCCTTCAAGACCGGGATATTTTCGACCCGAACCGCATATCCGGACTTTCCTTGCGGCAGAGACTCTGGACGACATGGACTTTGGCTTCCAGAGTTGCTCGTCGAGAATCTCCCATGGGCGGCGGATTACGGATTTCACTTTCCTTCACATGCACAACAAGCCTTTTTCCAATCTGCTGCAACATGCGCGTTATAAGCTGGAAAAGGCCGTCCCCCTCGATAACCCCAAAATTCTGACAGGCTACAATGGACCGGAAGCCCGTCTGATCCGGTATCTGGGCATGAAAGAGGATGATTATCTCAGGCAGTTTGATAACGGGGTCTTTCTGCGATTTCAGGGGCTGGCCGACCTCATGCCAGCCTTGGGAATCGCCTCCCAATACCTGACAGAAAAGGCCTCCGGAAAACCCGGCATACCAGATCAAACTGATTTTATTGATGTGACCAAAGGCAGGATTACAAAAACGACTTATTTTGATCCTGCGATTTACCTCCAGCTCAATGCCGATGTGGGAGCCGCAGGTTTTCCGCCCTTGCGCCATTACATCTCACATGGCCGGGATGAAGGACGCCCTGTCATGGAAACCATCTCTGGAGGTGTGATCGCAGAGGCCGCCCTTCCGGACAGCCTGATCCTGAGCACACCCAGAAAAAAGCAGGCGCAATCAAAGAAAGCCTCTGCCAGAGGACAGACCAGACAGCCCCGCAGGAAACCCGCCGCATCCTGA
- the ruvC gene encoding crossover junction endodeoxyribonuclease RuvC: MTSRARLIGIDPGLRFTGWGVIDVDGNRLIHVADGVIATDSSEPVPARLCALYDALTALIQTHKPNEAAVEETYVNRNGSSTLKLGYARGVALLAPALEGLEVAEYGAMSVKRAVVGTGAATKEQVEMMVRRLLPSASISRNDASDALAVAICHAHHRASALRVETGSWSASARGAGARR; the protein is encoded by the coding sequence ATGACTTCACGAGCCCGCCTCATCGGCATCGATCCCGGATTGCGCTTCACTGGTTGGGGTGTGATCGACGTTGACGGCAATCGTCTCATTCACGTCGCGGACGGGGTGATCGCAACCGATAGCAGTGAGCCTGTGCCCGCCCGGCTGTGCGCCCTTTATGATGCGCTGACGGCCCTGATCCAGACACACAAACCCAATGAAGCCGCCGTGGAAGAAACCTATGTCAACCGCAACGGTTCCTCGACCCTGAAGCTTGGATATGCCCGTGGGGTTGCGCTTCTGGCTCCCGCGTTAGAAGGTCTGGAAGTGGCTGAATATGGGGCGATGTCCGTCAAGCGCGCTGTGGTCGGAACGGGAGCGGCTACCAAGGAGCAGGTTGAAATGATGGTGCGTCGCCTGCTGCCCAGCGCTTCGATCTCCCGCAATGACGCGTCGGACGCACTGGCAGTCGCCATCTGTCACGCGCATCACCGCGCCAGCGCCTTGCGAGTGGAAACAGGGAGCTGGAGCGCTTCTGCCCGTGGCGCGGGTGCGCGCCGATGA
- the ruvA gene encoding Holliday junction branch migration protein RuvA: MIASLTGLLSHVENDRCVIDVNGVGYLVFASTRTISALPNPPELAKVLVETIVREDAILLYGFATTAEREWFRTLTAIQGVGAKVALGLLSTLSPSELISAIASADKASLTRAPGVGGRLADRLLTELRDKAGKMPGGGGGTATAAIIAQGNVGGTIEADALLALAGLGFRRAEAWPIVSRLIAEKGADATLDGVIRDALKDLAK, encoded by the coding sequence ATGATCGCTTCCCTGACCGGTCTGCTTTCCCATGTGGAGAATGATCGCTGCGTGATCGACGTGAATGGTGTGGGCTATCTCGTCTTTGCCTCCACCCGCACGATTTCGGCGCTCCCGAACCCACCCGAGCTTGCAAAGGTTCTGGTCGAAACCATTGTCCGTGAAGACGCCATCCTTCTCTATGGTTTCGCAACCACGGCCGAGCGCGAATGGTTTCGCACACTCACCGCCATTCAGGGTGTTGGCGCCAAGGTGGCGCTCGGTCTCCTCTCCACACTGTCTCCGTCCGAACTGATTTCCGCCATCGCCAGCGCAGACAAGGCCAGTCTGACCCGTGCGCCCGGTGTGGGAGGGCGTCTTGCAGATCGTCTGCTGACCGAATTGCGCGACAAGGCCGGAAAAATGCCGGGTGGCGGGGGCGGCACAGCGACAGCCGCGATCATCGCTCAGGGTAATGTCGGTGGAACCATTGAGGCGGACGCCCTGCTGGCGCTCGCCGGGTTGGGCTTTCGCCGCGCGGAAGCATGGCCGATCGTGTCGCGTCTGATTGCGGAAAAAGGCGCCGATGCGACGCTGGATGGCGTTATCCGTGATGCCCTGAAAGATCTGGCGAAATGA
- the ruvB gene encoding Holliday junction branch migration DNA helicase RuvB, translated as MNDRTVDPGRTEEDMGEGGLRPQTLADFTGQKASRENLAIFIEAARNRGEALDHVLLHGPPGLGKTTLAQIVSRELGVGFRATSGPVIQRAGDLAAILTNLQPRDVLFIDEIHRLQPAIEEILYPAMEDFQLDLIIGEGPAARSVRIDLAPFTLVAATTRAGLLATPLRDRFGIPLRLVFYTPDELQLIVSRGARKLGFALTEAGAMEIARRSRGTPRIAGRLLRRVRDFASVGNVDGEPVGAELADAALTRLEVDGLGLDGMDRRYLRRIADYHNGGPVGVETLAAALAEARDTLEDVIEPYLIQEGLVLRTSRGRVLGERGWRHLGLTPPASAQMAQFDLLAEDDVTGEDEA; from the coding sequence ATGAACGACCGCACAGTCGATCCCGGACGCACCGAAGAGGATATGGGGGAAGGTGGTCTTCGCCCCCAGACCCTTGCCGACTTCACAGGCCAGAAAGCAAGCCGGGAAAATCTGGCTATTTTTATCGAAGCAGCGCGTAATCGCGGCGAGGCGCTCGACCATGTTCTGCTGCATGGACCGCCGGGGTTGGGAAAGACGACTCTCGCGCAGATTGTCTCACGTGAACTCGGTGTGGGGTTTCGCGCCACGTCCGGGCCAGTGATCCAGAGGGCAGGGGATCTGGCGGCTATCCTGACCAATCTTCAGCCGCGTGATGTGCTGTTCATTGACGAGATTCATCGCCTGCAACCCGCCATTGAGGAAATCCTCTATCCGGCGATGGAGGATTTCCAGCTTGATCTGATCATCGGAGAGGGACCGGCCGCCCGCTCGGTAAGGATTGATCTCGCACCATTCACGCTGGTCGCGGCGACAACCCGCGCCGGGTTGCTGGCGACGCCTCTGCGGGACCGTTTCGGTATCCCGCTACGGCTGGTGTTCTACACCCCGGACGAGTTGCAGCTCATCGTGTCCAGAGGCGCACGCAAGCTTGGTTTTGCGTTGACGGAGGCTGGCGCGATGGAGATTGCCCGTCGGTCACGCGGAACACCGCGTATTGCCGGGCGACTCTTGCGGCGGGTACGGGATTTCGCGTCGGTCGGCAATGTTGATGGCGAACCTGTCGGCGCTGAACTGGCTGATGCGGCGCTGACCCGTCTTGAGGTGGATGGTCTGGGTCTTGACGGCATGGACCGTCGCTATCTGCGGCGGATCGCGGACTATCACAACGGCGGTCCGGTCGGTGTGGAAACACTGGCGGCGGCTCTAGCCGAAGCGAGAGACACGCTGGAGGATGTGATCGAGCCGTATCTGATTCAGGAGGGGCTGGTGCTGCGTACCAGCCGGGGGCGCGTGCTGGGTGAGCGTGGCTGGCGACATCTCGGGCTGACACCACCGGCATCGGCCCAGATGGCGCAGTTCGATCTGCTTGCAGAAGATGACGTGACCGGAGAAGACGAAGCATGA
- the ybgC gene encoding tol-pal system-associated acyl-CoA thioesterase: MTIHNIDFRIYYEDTDAGGVVYHARYLAFAERARTEAIRSEGMSAMDLLNDHGLLFVVRNATLDYRRPLRLDDVFTVRTRLKAQAAATCHLVQDFIKDDTICVHTDVRLACIRAADGRPARFPPSWRALLARLEE; encoded by the coding sequence ATGACCATTCATAATATCGACTTCCGAATCTATTACGAAGACACCGATGCGGGTGGTGTCGTCTATCATGCGCGCTATCTGGCTTTTGCAGAGCGGGCGCGCACGGAAGCCATCCGTTCGGAAGGCATGTCGGCGATGGACCTGCTGAACGATCACGGCCTTCTGTTCGTGGTTCGCAACGCGACTCTCGATTATCGCCGTCCACTGCGTCTCGACGATGTCTTCACTGTCCGCACCAGACTGAAGGCGCAGGCGGCCGCGACATGTCATCTGGTGCAGGATTTTATCAAGGATGACACGATTTGCGTTCATACGGATGTGCGGCTGGCCTGCATCCGTGCTGCAGATGGGCGGCCTGCCCGATTTCCGCCTTCGTGGCGTGCTCTGCTTGCCAGACTTGAAGAATGA
- the tolQ gene encoding protein TolQ — MDQAAVDATNLAAAAGGNLSLWGLFVQASFVVKLVMLGLVGCSIWVWAIIFDKIVTLRRVERQATAFEDKFWSGGSLDDLYENEGAKPAHPMAAIFGAAMGEWRRSSRIPGVDLVHGGVQERVDRAMNITITREMERLERWMIFLATIGPIAPFIGLFGTVWGIMHSFSSIAAMHNTNLSVVAPGISEALFATAIGLITAIPAVIGYNVINNSLTHFQDRLEGFGTEFAAILSRQSEERA, encoded by the coding sequence TTGGATCAAGCAGCGGTAGACGCAACAAATCTCGCCGCAGCTGCGGGCGGGAATTTGTCGCTGTGGGGCCTGTTCGTGCAGGCGTCGTTCGTCGTCAAACTGGTTATGCTCGGCCTTGTCGGTTGCAGCATCTGGGTCTGGGCCATCATCTTCGACAAGATTGTAACCCTTCGTCGTGTCGAGCGGCAGGCTACAGCTTTTGAGGACAAGTTCTGGTCCGGCGGCAGTCTGGACGATCTGTATGAAAACGAGGGCGCCAAGCCTGCCCATCCGATGGCCGCCATTTTTGGCGCGGCGATGGGCGAGTGGCGTCGGTCCTCCCGTATTCCGGGCGTGGATCTCGTTCATGGCGGCGTGCAGGAGCGGGTCGACAGGGCGATGAACATCACCATTACGCGTGAGATGGAACGTCTTGAGCGCTGGATGATTTTCCTCGCAACCATCGGGCCGATCGCACCGTTTATCGGTCTGTTCGGCACGGTCTGGGGCATCATGCATTCGTTCAGCTCGATTGCGGCGATGCACAACACGAACCTGAGCGTTGTGGCCCCCGGTATCTCCGAGGCGCTGTTCGCAACGGCGATCGGTCTTATCACTGCGATTCCGGCTGTGATCGGCTACAACGTGATCAACAATTCCCTGACGCATTTTCAGGATCGTCTGGAAGGCTTCGGCACCGAATTCGCAGCCATCCTGTCCCGTCAGTCCGAGGAAAGGGCGTAA
- the tolR gene encoding protein TolR has product MGVSVGGRGGRRGSRRRGRPMSDINVTPLVDVMLVLLIIFMVTSPMMTSGVNVDLPKTDAKPVNADTKPITVSIKADGSIYLGDNPVSADELVSQLKAAAQNDQEHRIFVRGDAHIDYGKVMQVMGQITAGGFTHVALLAQQPAATGQ; this is encoded by the coding sequence ATGGGCGTGTCGGTCGGAGGAAGGGGCGGTCGTCGCGGCTCACGCCGTCGTGGTCGTCCGATGTCGGACATCAACGTCACACCGCTTGTCGACGTCATGCTGGTGCTGCTGATCATTTTTATGGTCACGTCACCGATGATGACCAGCGGCGTCAACGTGGATCTGCCGAAAACCGACGCCAAGCCGGTGAATGCGGACACCAAGCCGATCACCGTGTCCATCAAGGCGGACGGTTCCATCTATCTCGGTGACAACCCTGTTTCCGCGGATGAACTGGTCAGTCAGCTCAAGGCCGCTGCACAGAATGATCAGGAGCACCGTATCTTTGTGCGGGGTGACGCGCATATCGACTACGGCAAGGTCATGCAGGTAATGGGCCAGATCACGGCTGGTGGCTTCACGCATGTCGCCCTGCTGGCGCAGCAGCCTGCTGCCACAGGTCAGTGA